A single region of the Plantactinospora soyae genome encodes:
- a CDS encoding phosphotransferase, with translation MDTGVRTENAGLVVAKGIVRYSGHALREQIVRQRATGPADVPVRTREVSQEWLTAVLCEGHPGAVVEAYELEDVSSGTSTRWRATVAYNDAGHAAGLPTELFAKTSLSWTQRLLLGMADVLTGEPGFYQHIRPHLDIEAPHGYHGAVDAASGRSIALMEDIATTRQVTFCTPQTPISRAEIEDLLTGMATWHGRYWQSPELDRHPFLRKLPGTFVGNLARFAGLEKRARVGVQRARSVMPEAILPRHDDLYRALWRSLELAGQGPLTFLHGDSHIGNVYKTQAGRLGFCDWQVVMRGSWAYDLTYTIVTALAVADRREWERDLLAFYLERLAAAGGTPPDFDAAWLAYRQQTLWAYFGWLLSIGRSAIQPKFQPDSISLGMLERASNAILDLDTLGAVNGSAAD, from the coding sequence ATGGACACTGGCGTGCGTACCGAGAACGCCGGGCTTGTGGTGGCCAAGGGAATCGTCCGGTACAGCGGCCACGCGCTCCGGGAACAGATCGTCCGGCAGCGGGCCACCGGCCCGGCCGACGTGCCGGTGCGGACCCGGGAGGTCAGCCAGGAATGGCTGACCGCCGTCCTGTGCGAGGGGCACCCCGGGGCGGTGGTCGAGGCGTACGAGCTGGAGGACGTCAGCAGTGGCACGTCGACCCGGTGGCGGGCCACGGTCGCGTACAACGACGCCGGTCACGCCGCCGGTCTGCCCACGGAACTCTTCGCGAAGACGAGTCTGAGCTGGACCCAGCGCCTCCTGCTGGGCATGGCCGACGTACTCACCGGCGAGCCGGGTTTCTACCAGCACATCCGGCCCCACCTGGACATCGAGGCGCCGCACGGCTACCACGGCGCGGTCGACGCGGCGTCGGGGCGGTCGATCGCGCTGATGGAGGACATCGCGACCACCAGGCAGGTGACCTTCTGCACGCCACAGACCCCGATCTCGCGCGCCGAGATAGAGGACCTGCTCACCGGCATGGCCACCTGGCACGGCAGGTACTGGCAGAGCCCTGAGCTGGACAGGCACCCGTTCCTGCGCAAGCTGCCGGGTACCTTCGTCGGCAACCTCGCCAGGTTCGCCGGCCTGGAGAAGCGGGCCAGGGTCGGGGTGCAGCGGGCCAGGTCGGTGATGCCCGAGGCGATCCTGCCGCGACACGACGATCTCTACCGGGCGCTGTGGCGGTCGCTGGAGCTGGCCGGCCAGGGACCACTGACCTTCCTGCACGGCGACTCGCACATCGGCAACGTCTACAAGACCCAGGCCGGCCGGTTGGGATTCTGCGACTGGCAGGTCGTCATGCGCGGCAGCTGGGCGTACGACCTGACGTACACCATCGTGACCGCGCTGGCGGTGGCCGACCGGCGCGAGTGGGAACGCGACCTGCTGGCCTTCTACCTGGAGCGGCTCGCCGCCGCCGGCGGTACGCCACCGGACTTCGACGCCGCCTGGCTCGCCTACCGGCAACAGACGTTGTGGGCCTACTTCGGCTGGCTGCTCTCCATCGGACGCAGCGCGATCCAACCCAAGTTCCAGCCGGACTCGATCAGCCTCGGCATGCTGGAGCGCGCCTCCAACGCCATCCTGGACCTGGACACGCTCGGTGCCGTCAACGGCTCAGCCGCCGACTGA
- a CDS encoding SWIM zinc finger family protein encodes MSATASAVDTRIYHRPSGLAGDHLALATSTPDQVREQTFYSGFVRTPRVVAGGLLALADIAAADFRQARTDPWRGRDPVVTGDGERLRFEALSMCGGLYGRLDLAAAELESAVTGRGTTNVDINPPLYQALTRVGGADPLRLSVGADGLTVATLDGGIVEKKVPLPTAWLRGLAEVAARALPLDPRLEIPAGRAVALLAEMSARSGRRVRWLLPAGSAVRATAGPAPGAVCVADGFRLAVLRPLLPLARTVALYAPPVSGAPAQVSGWVLDLGTARFTLLVSTGARDGFAGDGQLLTDLAAETADADAEALSALLATDPVVERASVAARTGWDPARVTSALAALATAGQVGYDVAEASPFHRPLPYRADVVAALHPRLAAARVLADAGRLVRTAAGIEVTSGDNTYLVHRRGGEFACTCAWWADHQGRRGPCKHVVAAVIIEQPGRSDG; translated from the coding sequence TTGAGCGCCACCGCGTCGGCTGTGGACACCCGGATCTACCACCGGCCGTCCGGCCTGGCCGGCGACCATCTCGCGCTGGCCACCTCCACGCCTGACCAGGTCCGGGAGCAGACGTTCTACTCCGGCTTCGTGCGTACGCCCCGGGTGGTCGCCGGTGGGCTCCTCGCGTTGGCCGACATCGCCGCCGCCGACTTCCGCCAGGCCCGGACCGACCCGTGGCGCGGCCGTGACCCGGTGGTGACCGGCGACGGCGAGCGGCTGCGGTTCGAGGCCCTCTCGATGTGCGGTGGGCTGTACGGTCGGCTCGACCTGGCCGCCGCCGAACTGGAAAGTGCCGTTACCGGCCGGGGTACGACGAACGTCGACATCAACCCGCCGCTGTACCAGGCGCTGACCAGAGTCGGTGGTGCCGACCCGCTGCGACTCTCCGTCGGTGCCGACGGCCTCACGGTCGCGACGCTCGACGGCGGCATCGTCGAGAAGAAGGTGCCGCTGCCCACCGCCTGGCTGCGCGGGCTGGCCGAGGTGGCGGCGCGGGCGCTGCCGCTGGATCCGCGGCTGGAGATCCCGGCGGGCCGGGCCGTGGCGCTGCTCGCGGAGATGTCGGCGCGCTCGGGCCGACGGGTCCGCTGGCTGCTCCCCGCCGGCTCGGCGGTACGGGCCACCGCCGGTCCGGCACCCGGCGCCGTCTGCGTGGCCGACGGCTTCCGGTTGGCGGTACTGCGGCCACTGCTGCCCCTGGCCCGCACCGTGGCGCTCTACGCGCCGCCGGTCTCCGGCGCACCCGCCCAGGTCAGCGGCTGGGTGCTCGACCTCGGCACGGCCCGGTTCACGCTGCTGGTCTCGACCGGCGCCCGCGACGGCTTCGCCGGTGACGGCCAACTGCTGACCGACCTCGCGGCGGAGACCGCCGACGCGGACGCCGAGGCGCTGAGCGCGCTGCTCGCCACGGACCCGGTCGTCGAGCGTGCGTCGGTCGCGGCCCGTACCGGCTGGGATCCCGCCCGGGTCACCTCGGCGCTCGCCGCGCTGGCCACGGCCGGGCAGGTCGGCTACGACGTCGCCGAGGCCTCGCCGTTCCACCGCCCGCTGCCCTACCGGGCCGACGTCGTCGCGGCGCTGCATCCCCGGCTGGCGGCGGCACGGGTGCTCGCCGACGCCGGCCGGCTGGTGCGAACGGCCGCCGGGATCGAGGTCACCTCGGGGGACAACACCTACCTGGTACACCGACGCGGCGGCGAGTTCGCCTGCACCTGCGCCTGGTGGGCCGACCATCAGGGCCGGCGCGGGCCGTGCAAGCACGTCGTGGCCGCCGTCATCATCGAGCAGCCGGGGCGCTCGGATGGATGA
- a CDS encoding phytanoyl-CoA dioxygenase family protein yields MAENSDIDQTSATLRENGFVVLPALLSDQQLAAVVQHADNLLDGVGWSDNDFDGRRTRRVYSLLGRLGAFESLLTHPQVRRLVTARLGEVHQFGMLFLSAVDPGQGAQALHFDAGVYPLPQDVEAETNVIWALDDFTAENGATMIAPGSHRWPAGRRPQPPELVPVVMSAGSAVVYSGRLWHAAGHNRSRATRRALICEHVLPWLRPADNHTLATGVEQLLSLTPELRRLAGVAPASKYLGVVGGQDPEQWLLRSARSR; encoded by the coding sequence ATGGCCGAGAACTCCGACATCGACCAGACCTCCGCGACACTGCGGGAGAACGGCTTCGTCGTGCTGCCCGCGCTGCTGTCCGACCAGCAACTGGCTGCCGTCGTCCAGCACGCGGACAACCTTCTGGACGGTGTCGGCTGGAGCGACAACGACTTCGACGGACGCCGGACCAGGCGGGTGTACTCCCTGCTCGGCCGCCTCGGTGCCTTCGAATCCCTGCTGACCCACCCCCAGGTACGTCGCCTCGTCACGGCGCGCCTGGGCGAGGTCCACCAGTTCGGCATGCTCTTCCTCTCCGCGGTCGATCCGGGCCAGGGAGCCCAGGCGCTGCACTTCGACGCGGGTGTCTACCCCCTCCCCCAGGACGTCGAGGCAGAGACCAACGTCATCTGGGCCCTCGACGACTTCACCGCGGAGAACGGCGCAACCATGATCGCTCCCGGCAGTCACCGGTGGCCCGCCGGCCGGCGCCCACAGCCACCCGAACTGGTACCCGTCGTGATGTCCGCCGGAAGCGCCGTGGTCTACAGCGGCCGGCTGTGGCATGCCGCCGGCCACAATCGCAGCCGGGCAACCCGCCGCGCACTTATCTGCGAACACGTCCTGCCGTGGCTACGACCCGCCGACAACCACACCCTCGCCACCGGAGTCGAACAGCTCCTGAGCCTCACCCCGGAACTGCGCCGCCTCGCCGGGGTCGCGCCCGCGAGCAAGTACCTCGGTGTCGTCGGCGGTCAGGACCCCGAGCAATGGCTGCTGCGGTCGGCCCGCTCCCGCTAG
- a CDS encoding lytic polysaccharide monooxygenase auxiliary activity family 9 protein, whose amino-acid sequence MKVSRTARRLVIGAVAVLVSGLTMVVVNQPEPASAHGSVTNPPSRNYGCWDRWGDDHLNPNMAQTDPMCAQAWQANPNTMWNWNGLYRENVGGNHQAAVPDGQLCSGGRTQGGLYASLDTVGAWVAKPMPNNFTLTLTDGARHGADYMLIYITKQGFNPATQPLTWGSLDLVLRTGSYPTTGLYEAQVNAGSRTGRHVVYTIWQASHLDQPYYLCSDVTFGGGGTDPTNPPTTPPTTPPPTVPPTTPPTTPPTGNGGCSATYAKTSEWTGGFGATVTVRAGTAAIAGWTVRWTWANGQSITSSWNATVTSSGSSITAANVSHNGALSANGSTSFGFNGSWTGTNTAPTLTCTAR is encoded by the coding sequence ATGAAAGTCTCACGAACAGCCCGTCGTCTGGTGATCGGTGCGGTCGCCGTCCTCGTCAGCGGACTCACGATGGTGGTCGTCAACCAGCCCGAGCCGGCCTCGGCACACGGCTCCGTCACCAACCCGCCGTCCCGGAACTACGGTTGCTGGGACCGCTGGGGTGACGACCACCTCAACCCCAACATGGCGCAGACCGACCCGATGTGTGCCCAGGCCTGGCAGGCCAACCCGAACACGATGTGGAACTGGAACGGCCTGTACCGGGAGAACGTCGGCGGGAACCACCAGGCCGCCGTGCCGGACGGCCAGCTCTGCAGCGGTGGTCGTACCCAGGGCGGGCTGTACGCCTCGCTCGACACGGTCGGGGCATGGGTCGCGAAGCCGATGCCGAACAACTTCACCCTCACGCTGACCGACGGTGCCCGGCACGGTGCCGACTACATGCTGATCTACATCACCAAGCAGGGCTTCAATCCGGCCACCCAGCCGCTCACCTGGGGCAGTCTGGACCTGGTGCTGCGCACCGGCAGCTACCCGACCACCGGGCTGTACGAGGCCCAGGTGAACGCGGGCAGCCGCACCGGACGGCACGTCGTTTACACGATCTGGCAGGCGAGCCACCTCGACCAGCCGTACTACCTGTGCAGTGACGTGACCTTCGGCGGCGGTGGCACCGACCCGACCAACCCGCCGACCACCCCGCCGACGACCCCGCCGCCAACCGTTCCGCCGACCACCCCGCCGACCACCCCACCCACCGGCAACGGCGGCTGTAGCGCGACCTACGCCAAGACGAGCGAGTGGACCGGCGGCTTCGGCGCCACGGTCACGGTCCGGGCCGGCACCGCCGCCATCGCCGGCTGGACGGTGCGCTGGACCTGGGCGAACGGCCAGAGCATCACCAGTTCGTGGAACGCGACGGTAACCTCGAGCGGGTCGTCGATAACCGCCGCGAACGTCAGTCACAACGGGGCGTTGAGCGCCAACGGCAGCACCAGCTTCGGGTTCAACGGTTCCTGGACCGGCACGAACACCGCGCCGACCCTGACCTGTACGGCCAGGTAG